TAGCCTTTAGATGCTACTTGCAGCAAATACGCTTATACCTACCGGACAGTATTTCCTATCGCTGCCTCGAAAATAGACCAAATGTTACTCAATTAGAAGATAATGCTAAGAAATGTAATTTTCTACTATATGTGCGTAAATATTTAAGCTACTTTTGATAAATTAACTAAGGTTCAAGCTAAAACACTTATTTCATACTCTCTTTTATCAAACTATAAAGTACAAAACTATCTTTAAGAAAGGTAAAAAAATGTCGGCAACAGAGTTAGAAAGACTTCTTTACAGTATACAAACAGATTTCCAATCAGAGGCGGCTAATATTGCAGGGCAAGTCTTTCCTAATACTCAGTTTCGGCTATTAACACGAAAAATTAGCAGTAGTCATGCAGCTTTAGTTCTGCCAAAAAATCAATTTAATTCATTGTCCCAAGAAATCGGTAATAATAATTTGGCAATAACTTTCAAAAGTCAAAACCATGCTTTAGAAAATTTCCAAGTAAATTTTTTCCCGAAAATAAGTACTTTAATTTTATCAGGGTACTACAAACAGGGAATGGCTAATCTGCGTTATTATCCTGCTAATAATTATGATTGGTTTAATAGTACAGGCCATAAAATAGATCGTCCTGATTGTATTGGAAAAAAATTTGAGTTCTTGGCAAGCAAGTTTTACCCATTTTTTGAAGAATTTTTTCTGGGATTATAGACTTTTTTATTTCTGAGCAGCATACAGCCACTGTTGCTCAGAAGTTGAAGAAGTAAGCTAACTCTAATAACTGAACTATCTATATAGCGTTTCCAACTCCAGTGAGCTACAAAATAACCCCTCCCCAACCCTCCCCTTACCAAGGGGAGGGTGCGCAACAGCGCGGGTGGAGTGTATTTCATGTGCCTGGCAATCGCTATAAGTTATTTTCTGATTCCTTACATTTGAATGGTTACAGATGATTTCACGTTTCCTGGAATGATCGTTAAACGTGTTGAAGGGAAGAATTAAGGTTAACAAAGGATTTATATGCGCTTGCCTATTGCGATTAGTGCCATTTTAGTTGCATCTTTGGGTTTGAATACATCGGTAATGTCTCAACCGCCGATACAGACACCACAAATACAAACGGTTACTAATAGCTCAAACTTAGCAAAGTTTAGAATTAATCGCCGATTATGGAGACGGCAGAACATTTCTAACTATCGCTTTACATTTAGTAGAAGTTGTTTTTGTTTCCCCAAGGCTACAGAACCAGTAGTTATTGAAGTACGTAACGGGGTTACAACTTCTATTACTTTTAAAGATACTGGGAAACGAGCAGATGCAGAATTATTTCAGAAATATAATACAATTCCCAAGCTTTTTAACATTATTAGGGATGCGATCGCTCGTAGAGCATCTAACCTAACTGTAGAATACGACAAGAGACTCGGCTACCCAACTCAAATTAATATTGATTATAAAAGCGAGGTAGCTGATGATGAACTATTCCTGACAATTGAGAGTCTAGAAAAAATTGATTGATTATCAATTCTGTATGCAAAATCAAGTTGTCCCGAATTAGATACTGCATTCTAAATATACATTTACAGCAGGATTCAGGTGGCTGCACCTCGACTGCGCTCGGCGACCACCGAGCGTACTTGTACTGAGCGTAGTCGAAGTAGCCGAGGTGAGCCAGAATGGGCTGCGCCTCGCTACGCTAACAGAATTGGGAAGGAAAATTCTCTCAAATCTAATCCCCGGCCCCTTCCCTACTAGCGTTGGGGAGCAAGATTTAAAGCCTCTCCCCGAAACGGGGAGAGGAATGGAAGTGGGGTTTTAAGAATAAGTCGGACAGCGCGTTACTTAATTTAGAAACATCGCCTTTTTGTCATAGATAGGCTTGGCTTGCGATCGCTATTTTCAAGAGGCGTATCAAACAATCAGTTGATGTGTGAATTCTCAACTGAATATCCAAGCTAAATTGTGGCTTGTGTATTCTTCTTGATAGCAATAAATTAACGTGAGTTCGACAAGTGCTATGTTGACCTCTCCCCCAGCCCCTCTCCTCGTAGGAGAGGGGGGTAAAACCATGATTTTTTCGTTGCTCCTCCCTCTCCTCGTAGGAGAGGGAGGTTGGGAGGGAGAGGTTCATCGAACTCACGTTAAATTAACTTTCTATATTTGCAGATATATATTGAGATAAACGTTTTCAATCTTCATATATAAATTAACTTATATCACTTATATTTTTAGTTCAAATATCAAATTATATCTTGTCTAATTCAAAAAAAGGCTTCATCATTGATATGAAAACTACCGATTTTATAGATAAAACGAGAGTTAAAAATTAGAAAAAAAGTCTTAATTTAATTAGTAATAATGGAACTTAAGTAGACTTATTTAATAAAAGCAAGTATTTACTAGCTCAATCAAATAAGACGAAGCAGGAATATTAATGATAAATCAATACTGAAGTCTTATCACTAAAGAGAATGAACGCGATTAATTGAATTTATATTTAAGAAATCAATTTAAATTTACTCATAGCGGAGTTCGACTGATTTATGCTGCAAGGATGGATTCAAATTGCATTAACGCTATTAATTGTAGTAGCGATTACTCCCTTCTTTGGGCGCTACATGGCGTGTGTCTACCTAGAGCAAAGTACTTTTCTCGACCCAATTTTGAATCCGGTTGAACGAGTGCTTTATGCCTTAGTTGGTGTTAAAAGCAAAGAAAATATGACGGGTTGGCAGTATGGGCGGGCAATTCTATACAGCAACGTAGCAATGGGGTTGCTGATTTTCTTGATCATCATGAATCAGGGATGGTTGCCCCTAAATCCCACGGGGATAAATGCCCCAACTTGGGACACAGTGCTGCATACTACTATTTCTTTTATTACTAATACCAACCAGCAGCACTATTCTGGTGAAACCTACATGAGTTATGGTAGCCAAATGTGGGGGCTTGGTTATCATATGTTTACCTCTGCGGCAACTGGTTTGGCAGTAGGAATTGCTTTTATTCGGGGATTGACTGGTAGATCGTTAGGCAACTTTTATGTAGACCTAATTCGCTCGATTACCCGAATTTTGCTGCCTATTTGTATTGTGGGTGGCATTGTTTTGATAGCAGCTGGCGTTCCAGAAACACTGGGGGGTGCAGTTGTATTCCCTACTTTGGAAAATCCGAATATTAGTCAGGCGATCGCTCGTGGCCCCGTTGCCCATTTTGAAATTATCAAGCAATTAGGGGAAAACGGCGGCGGCTTTTTCGCCATCAACTCAGCACACCCCTTTGAAAATCCCAGCGGATTTACTAACTTAATTCAAATCGTGGCAATGCTTTCGATTCCCACTGCCCTAATCTACACCTATGGCTTGTTTGCTAATAATACTAAGCAAGCTTGGTTAGTTTATGGCATGGTCGGTGTTCTCTATGTAATATTTATCATCGTCACTGCCATTGGTGAATACAACGGCAATCCGGCTGTGAATGCACTGCTGGGTAGTCAGCAACCGAACCTAGAGGGTAAAGAAGTCCGGTTTGGTTGGGCGCAATCTGCACTATTTGCAACGAGTACAACTGGTACTATGTGCGGCGCAGTCAATAGTTTACACGACTCCTTTATGCCCAACGGCGGTTTTATTACCCTTTCTAATATGTTCCTGCAAATTATCTGGGGTGGACAGGGTACAGGAACTGCTTATTTGTTTGCTTACCTGATTCTGGCTGTGTTCGCTACAGGGCTGATGGTAGGACGCACACCAGAATTTCTGGGACGCAAGATTGAGAAGCGCGAGGTTGTATTTGCTAGTTTCCTGATTCTGCTGGTTCACCCGATCGCAATTATGATTCCCGCAGGTATTGCTTTGGCATTTCCCGATCAACTATCAGGAATTAGTAATCCAGGTTTCCACGGCTTTGCTCAAGTTATCTACGAATATGCCTCGGCTGCTGCTAATAACGGTTCTGGGTTTGAAGGTTTGGGAGATTCACAACCGTCTCCTTTGGCGATCGCTACAGGTGCAAAACCCACTGCAACTGCCCTGTGGTGGAACTTGAGTACCTGCTTCAGTTTAATTGCTGGACGCTATATTCCAATTCTGGGTTTGCTGTTTTTAGCAGATAGTATGTCTCGTAAGCAAGCTGTTCCCTATACCACTGGTACATTGCGAACCGATACTGGACTATTTACAGGCGTTACCGCAGGCGTGATTTTAATCCTGGGCGCACTTACATTCTTCCCAGTACTGGCATTAGGCCCCATTGGTGAAGCGTTTTTTATCGCTAAAGGTATTGGCTAGGGAGTAGAAAGTGGGGAGGTATGAGGGGACAAGGGAGATAAGGAGAATTAGAAACTGATTCATCCACCTCGGAACTGGATTCATCCACCTCATACTAATTCAATTTAATGATTGCAACACATTCTTGGATGAAGACGCGATGAATCGCGTCTCTACAAATGGTCTATTTGTCGCATTCTTTTTTCCAACTGGTATCAGATACTCGTTCATCTACCTCATCTTTCTATGCCTAATGCCCAATGCTCCATTCCCAAAATTTAATGTATGCCAATTACTACTGATTCTCCTTCGCCCCGTATTGCATCTGGAACTCGTGACTCGCGCAAGCACACCCCTAAAACAAATATGCGGGGGCTTTATCAGAGAGCAATTCGTGAGTCATTTATCAAGCTCGATCCACGAATTACTGTCAAAAACCCCGTTATGTTTGTTGTTTGGGTAGGGACAATTGTCACCTTTCTTGTTAGCCTTAACCCAAATCTGTTTGGCACAATTCAGGCGGATATCAATCAACAACGCTTGTTAAACGGGTTAATTACCTTTATTCTCTTTTTTACACTCGTTTTTGCCAACTTTGCCGAAGCTGTAGCAGAAGGACGTGGGAAAGCACAGGCTGATTCGCTGCGATCGACGCGATCAGATACGATCGCCAATAAAATTCTCCCTGATGGTTCGATACAACAAGTCAATTCTACGGAACTGCGAAGGGGCGATTTGGTCAAGGTGGTTGCAAACAACATGATTCCCGCCGATGGAGATGTAATTAAAGGCATTGGCTCGGTGGATGAGTCTGCAATTACTGGAGAATCTGCCCCTGTATTGAAGCAGCCAGGTACAGATATTGCCAGTTCGGTGACAGGCGGCACACGCTTACTCTCCGACGAGTTAACAATTCGCATTAGTGCTGATCCTGGTCAAGGCTTTATTGATCGCATGATCTCCCTGGTAGAAGGAGCAGAACGCAGCAAGACTCCCAACGAGATTGCTTTGACGGTATTGTTGGCAGTGTTAACACAAGTATTCCTGATTGTGGTGGCAACTATGCCCCCATTTGTCGGCTACATCGCCACCTTTATCAGCACGGCCTTTGGAGCTGAGGCGGGAAACAGTTTGCGGGCGGGTGCTAGCGTTGCTATTCTAATCTCGCTACTGGTAGCTTTAATACCTACAACTATTGGTGGTTTGCTCAGTGCGATCGGTATTGCAGGAATGGATAGAGTTGCCCAGTTTAACGTCATTGCTACCTCTGGTCGAGCAGTAGAAGCCTGCGGCGATATCAACACCTTGGTGCTGGATAAGACAGGCACTATCACCTTGGGAAACCGGATGGCTGATGAGTTTATTCCTCTGGATAATCACTCACTAGAAGATGTGGCGCGAGTTTCCCTAGCTGCTAGCTTGTTTGATGAAACACCAGAAGGCAAGTCAATTGTGATATTGGCAGAAAAGTCTCAGGCTGCGGTAGATTTCAAGAGCGACAAAGCCGAAGGTGTGGAATTTTCGGCAAAAACCCGGATGAGTGGCACGAATCTC
This region of Nostoc sp. UHCC 0302 genomic DNA includes:
- the kdpA gene encoding potassium-transporting ATPase subunit KdpA, coding for MLQGWIQIALTLLIVVAITPFFGRYMACVYLEQSTFLDPILNPVERVLYALVGVKSKENMTGWQYGRAILYSNVAMGLLIFLIIMNQGWLPLNPTGINAPTWDTVLHTTISFITNTNQQHYSGETYMSYGSQMWGLGYHMFTSAATGLAVGIAFIRGLTGRSLGNFYVDLIRSITRILLPICIVGGIVLIAAGVPETLGGAVVFPTLENPNISQAIARGPVAHFEIIKQLGENGGGFFAINSAHPFENPSGFTNLIQIVAMLSIPTALIYTYGLFANNTKQAWLVYGMVGVLYVIFIIVTAIGEYNGNPAVNALLGSQQPNLEGKEVRFGWAQSALFATSTTGTMCGAVNSLHDSFMPNGGFITLSNMFLQIIWGGQGTGTAYLFAYLILAVFATGLMVGRTPEFLGRKIEKREVVFASFLILLVHPIAIMIPAGIALAFPDQLSGISNPGFHGFAQVIYEYASAAANNGSGFEGLGDSQPSPLAIATGAKPTATALWWNLSTCFSLIAGRYIPILGLLFLADSMSRKQAVPYTTGTLRTDTGLFTGVTAGVILILGALTFFPVLALGPIGEAFFIAKGIG
- a CDS encoding DUF6174 domain-containing protein codes for the protein MRLPIAISAILVASLGLNTSVMSQPPIQTPQIQTVTNSSNLAKFRINRRLWRRQNISNYRFTFSRSCFCFPKATEPVVIEVRNGVTTSITFKDTGKRADAELFQKYNTIPKLFNIIRDAIARRASNLTVEYDKRLGYPTQINIDYKSEVADDELFLTIESLEKID
- the kdpB gene encoding potassium-transporting ATPase subunit KdpB, with amino-acid sequence MPITTDSPSPRIASGTRDSRKHTPKTNMRGLYQRAIRESFIKLDPRITVKNPVMFVVWVGTIVTFLVSLNPNLFGTIQADINQQRLLNGLITFILFFTLVFANFAEAVAEGRGKAQADSLRSTRSDTIANKILPDGSIQQVNSTELRRGDLVKVVANNMIPADGDVIKGIGSVDESAITGESAPVLKQPGTDIASSVTGGTRLLSDELTIRISADPGQGFIDRMISLVEGAERSKTPNEIALTVLLAVLTQVFLIVVATMPPFVGYIATFISTAFGAEAGNSLRAGASVAILISLLVALIPTTIGGLLSAIGIAGMDRVAQFNVIATSGRAVEACGDINTLVLDKTGTITLGNRMADEFIPLDNHSLEDVARVSLAASLFDETPEGKSIVILAEKSQAAVDFKSDKAEGVEFSAKTRMSGTNLPDGKQIRKGAVDAIKGFVRSRGGYVPDDIDAAYERVSRLGGTPLAVCQDDKIYGVIYLKDIVKPGLRERFDQLRRMGVKTIMLTGDNRITASVIAEEAGVDDFIAEATPEDKIEVIRSEQSQGKLVAMTGDGTNDAPALAQANVGVAMNSGTQAAKEAANMVDLDSDPTKLIDLVTIGKQLLITRGALTTFSIANDIAKYFAIIPTIFAAAGIGALNIMGLKSAQSAIVSALIYNALIIPALIPLALRGVKFLPLTADQLLRRNIFIFGLGGIVAPFIAIKLIDIILPLS